Proteins from one Kiritimatiellia bacterium genomic window:
- a CDS encoding alpha-amylase family glycosyl hydrolase yields MARSRWRVFGFVAALLPLVWGIARAEVILQYFETEWDEIYRRIPEIAEIGYEGLWTPPPAKSPHAGGQFAGGGNVGYSHFDKFDLGDVPQRGSRATRYGTRGSLRNMVDNARRSHIRIYPDIVMNHNGNGPDFRTYPGTVPNDYHGWWDASQPGGFKRAPRMFIWDHGNGYGGTLHQELVSLIDFQVEADNRFSTGSPNYSFPPAPFIRHPGQPDKYPYGPPTAENTIQYLCRWVAWLGNAMDYDGVRLDAPKHMVANFFGLPGQVGTFLHEIQYNFDYRRGYTDYTNAATSYEQLYLNYQERDDALIFSEFFIGSQGEIDYWRNFGNKFRYLDFPRKAQIIGPAFNGGNLAALDNITSGFSPAEGVMFAHSHDENPPNKLDLAYAYILTRIGLPVVFFTGNNLAGSEVNTKTWMKLGYGSALGDYNYNAVPNMIWVNKQFARASEWTRWSEGDFFVFERFQDMNNNGNPNAGEGLLLVGLNDSGSSQTRNNVQTSFDPGTVLKNYSIFSAPNLTVDSNGRVNLTIPAGNSGQGWVFYAPRVPEADGDPLRFVQGGTNAPTMAWVVPGGRLATNKLRQIVRLTADTVDINVHYQNPPDGAVDSVMIKWGLGQKMHPTNFFSTGVDNVSGKFQSANPITVGGAGGTGHFRLTATLTNMAEGLHLVQGRAFVGRPPSKPALFNTFREVVYVDRRGPDLSILWPPEAGTIVGSTVVTVTNEDKTAYYVEFSVNGGAWTPCDEIQKGEWRFVLPPLSVGTHTVTVRALEADWGQPRNIINTSTLVRTFNVAAGTPPTITFAGINRGTGSNIELPFFRTIVSAPGASSLRLFWDGKELPLVGSVNGATNVFDGRWIVGGVTQRLWGAFVNGPQFFEAVAVSGSVTSRTAVRRVFNLYGVNAIDSDGDGLPDEVEMPNFFSGTAPGPNVPWPGDTSSQGNQDMIPNYGETWTRLNPMNAETFYNGIWDDNLDSDGDGVPNGCEVRQGYLLHTNAWHFNIYNGASKPSTCVETNAGGGGGFIPPQVTWTPNTVNQCAGSTLTITYTPNEGPLSNSSPIQIYIGYNGFTGVTTNTMNNLGGGQWQFTYAVPGVATQINFVFRNSAGTIWDNNGGANWNVNVGPCVVITNFFVMDGLFDSAQYEIADNGMRIWAAVKSNNLYVATWSANGSETSGDHFLYVTDQFSGPEPSPWAKAGVIFFNKASKPYLVAESRVTNGYHAFNNAGAGGRSAMGPAGQALEGELNLVEVFGHVPKKIYIAAVAMDDNDGGGTLSQCPPRFDNNPNDLEITDFLPVSIESIRDENLDGVFDGGRPYMVSVVNGNTNNANYNIRRFFLDELAGDVEYITFHLWINGPSGTNVISEVELFSNLNRRDFAVLPGDEDWETITPASATTYYRAYPMSGSGNGPYSVTLPVNKCGAYRVTARYKINGKRYYYTDNALRRDLAVVVTPKKALNLTMYELNPMTAEATSDQFAGRSTFRDIYQQDVGDGLDRLSTNFFKSLGVNMLWLQPIHPIGFDNREIDPSTGLDYDPGSPYAVRNYWKVNPVLGDPYVPDGSQAMLEFQEFVQAMDQNGIGVMLDGTFNHSAWDCEIGEVAVEMFPSWATNATDLIRVARPQWYSKAGDYGTHATYFQSANNTDIAVAPDRTDFGKWTDVADFFFGAYDALVQKQTDDWRDRYLFQEDDFYGFTTNATRELWLYFAHYPIYWLEKSGHPIGTPKNQSYKGIDGLRCDFAQGLPSVFWEYTINKTRSVKWDFLFMAESLDGFREVNGNKRNGLSFRSARHFDIMNENMVFYWRDQYFDYKPWGGTPYSGQQPFTFPTWQAFDNRRNAYDVVPILLNLTGHDELLPHDDQWRLIYAYAILTAWDGVPMLFAGQEMGLQNAAHIYTNRGINPLNNYARYEVNFGKGIPHFKRYNHLTNVWNNAGWKTNMFETYKRLNSARLKSPALRSQNNYMLSGTNGWNPNIFAVVKYEKAGVPAASQDVVIVAVNNNYQGSTNRFDTYNVNVNVSPGVNWFGIQPHRVYNVIDLASPSTNYLWPSPGFAGSNILNNGFTVILNGNPFLGQQVQYLKLIDTGATYADTDGDGIADHSDPDVDGDGLPNWWEALYGNLNPNDDSDNDGHTNYEEYLAGTVPLNPNSVLEISEIQRGGSLDHITWDAVAGNNYRVHRAPSITGHWQQIYFGTALTSNPTVSAVSPPGTNVFYRIELKP; encoded by the coding sequence ATGGCGCGATCACGTTGGCGGGTATTTGGGTTCGTTGCGGCGCTCCTGCCGCTAGTTTGGGGCATCGCACGCGCTGAAGTGATTCTCCAATATTTCGAGACTGAATGGGATGAGATTTACCGGCGCATTCCTGAAATAGCCGAGATCGGCTATGAGGGCCTGTGGACGCCGCCTCCGGCAAAATCGCCGCATGCGGGTGGGCAATTTGCGGGAGGAGGTAACGTTGGCTACAGCCATTTTGATAAGTTCGACCTTGGAGATGTGCCCCAACGCGGATCCCGCGCCACTCGATACGGTACACGGGGATCGTTGCGCAACATGGTGGACAATGCGCGCCGATCTCACATTCGAATCTATCCGGACATCGTGATGAACCACAACGGCAACGGGCCGGACTTTCGCACGTATCCAGGTACCGTTCCGAACGACTATCACGGATGGTGGGACGCAAGCCAGCCCGGCGGATTCAAACGCGCGCCACGAATGTTCATCTGGGACCATGGCAATGGCTATGGTGGCACTCTTCATCAAGAGCTGGTCAGCCTGATCGACTTTCAGGTCGAGGCGGACAATCGATTTAGCACGGGTTCGCCCAACTACTCGTTCCCGCCCGCGCCCTTCATCCGCCATCCCGGCCAACCGGACAAATATCCCTATGGACCGCCGACCGCGGAAAACACGATTCAGTACCTTTGCCGCTGGGTCGCCTGGCTGGGCAATGCGATGGATTACGACGGCGTGCGGCTCGATGCGCCGAAGCACATGGTGGCAAACTTTTTCGGATTGCCCGGGCAGGTTGGCACGTTCCTGCACGAGATCCAGTACAACTTTGACTATCGTCGCGGCTACACGGATTACACAAACGCGGCAACGAGCTATGAGCAGCTTTACCTCAACTATCAGGAACGCGATGACGCCTTGATTTTCTCGGAATTCTTCATCGGCAGCCAGGGGGAGATCGATTACTGGCGTAATTTCGGCAACAAATTCCGCTACCTCGATTTCCCTCGAAAAGCCCAAATAATCGGACCGGCGTTCAACGGCGGGAATCTGGCGGCGCTGGACAATATCACCTCCGGCTTTTCACCCGCCGAAGGCGTCATGTTCGCGCACAGCCATGATGAGAATCCCCCGAACAAGCTCGACCTGGCGTACGCCTACATTCTGACGCGCATTGGCTTGCCCGTCGTGTTCTTCACCGGAAACAACCTTGCTGGCAGCGAGGTCAATACGAAGACATGGATGAAACTCGGCTACGGTTCCGCGTTGGGCGACTACAACTACAACGCCGTGCCAAACATGATTTGGGTGAACAAGCAGTTTGCGCGCGCCTCGGAGTGGACGCGATGGTCGGAAGGCGACTTCTTCGTGTTCGAGCGCTTTCAGGACATGAACAACAACGGGAACCCCAACGCCGGCGAGGGGCTGCTCCTTGTCGGCCTCAACGACTCCGGCTCGTCGCAGACCCGCAACAATGTGCAGACATCATTCGACCCCGGAACCGTCCTCAAAAATTATTCGATTTTCTCCGCGCCGAATTTGACCGTGGACAGCAACGGCCGCGTCAACCTGACGATCCCCGCCGGGAACAGTGGGCAAGGGTGGGTGTTTTATGCTCCGCGAGTTCCAGAGGCTGACGGCGACCCGCTCAGGTTCGTGCAGGGCGGCACCAACGCGCCGACCATGGCGTGGGTAGTGCCCGGAGGCCGGCTCGCGACGAACAAATTGCGCCAGATTGTGCGACTCACCGCCGATACGGTGGACATCAACGTCCACTACCAGAACCCGCCGGATGGCGCGGTCGATTCGGTGATGATCAAATGGGGGCTTGGTCAGAAGATGCACCCGACGAATTTCTTCTCCACGGGTGTTGACAACGTCAGCGGCAAATTTCAGTCGGCCAATCCGATCACGGTCGGCGGGGCAGGCGGCACGGGGCATTTCCGCCTTACGGCGACCCTCACGAACATGGCTGAGGGTCTGCACCTAGTGCAGGGCCGCGCGTTTGTAGGGCGTCCGCCGAGCAAGCCGGCCCTTTTCAATACATTCCGCGAGGTGGTTTATGTCGACCGACGCGGGCCTGATCTGTCGATCCTTTGGCCGCCGGAAGCCGGTACGATTGTCGGCTCGACGGTTGTCACCGTGACCAACGAGGACAAAACCGCATACTATGTGGAGTTTAGCGTAAACGGCGGCGCGTGGACGCCCTGCGATGAAATTCAGAAGGGCGAATGGCGATTTGTGCTGCCCCCGTTGTCGGTCGGTACGCATACGGTCACCGTTCGCGCGCTGGAGGCGGATTGGGGCCAGCCGCGAAATATCATCAACACGAGCACCCTGGTGAGGACGTTCAATGTGGCGGCGGGGACGCCTCCAACGATTACCTTCGCCGGAATCAATCGCGGGACGGGATCCAACATCGAGTTGCCGTTTTTCCGCACGATAGTGAGCGCGCCGGGCGCGTCGTCGCTGCGCCTCTTCTGGGACGGCAAGGAACTTCCGCTGGTGGGGAGCGTGAACGGCGCGACCAACGTCTTTGACGGGCGCTGGATTGTCGGAGGCGTGACCCAGCGGCTCTGGGGAGCCTTTGTGAACGGCCCGCAGTTCTTCGAGGCGGTTGCCGTCAGCGGATCGGTTACCAGCCGAACCGCGGTGCGGCGCGTGTTCAATCTCTATGGCGTCAATGCGATCGACTCTGACGGAGACGGCCTGCCGGATGAGGTCGAAATGCCCAATTTCTTCAGCGGCACCGCGCCGGGCCCGAATGTCCCGTGGCCGGGCGATACGTCATCGCAGGGCAATCAGGACATGATCCCCAATTACGGTGAGACCTGGACTCGACTCAACCCGATGAATGCCGAAACGTTCTATAACGGCATTTGGGATGACAATCTCGATTCGGATGGCGACGGTGTGCCGAACGGGTGCGAGGTCCGGCAGGGCTATCTCCTGCACACGAATGCCTGGCACTTCAACATTTACAACGGCGCAAGCAAGCCATCGACCTGTGTCGAGACCAATGCGGGCGGTGGAGGAGGCTTCATTCCGCCCCAGGTGACGTGGACACCCAATACTGTGAACCAGTGCGCCGGCAGCACGCTCACGATCACGTATACACCGAACGAGGGCCCGTTGAGCAACAGTTCGCCGATCCAGATTTACATCGGCTACAATGGCTTCACTGGAGTCACGACAAACACGATGAACAATCTCGGCGGCGGCCAGTGGCAGTTCACATACGCGGTTCCCGGCGTCGCGACCCAGATCAATTTCGTCTTCCGCAACTCCGCGGGTACCATCTGGGACAACAACGGCGGGGCAAACTGGAATGTCAACGTCGGACCCTGCGTGGTCATCACCAACTTCTTCGTGATGGACGGGCTGTTCGACAGCGCCCAATACGAAATCGCCGACAACGGCATGCGAATCTGGGCCGCGGTCAAGAGCAACAACCTCTACGTGGCAACCTGGTCGGCGAACGGAAGCGAGACGAGCGGCGATCACTTCCTGTACGTGACCGACCAATTCAGCGGTCCAGAACCCTCTCCCTGGGCGAAGGCCGGCGTCATCTTCTTCAATAAGGCGAGCAAGCCATATTTGGTTGCCGAGTCGCGCGTCACCAACGGCTATCACGCGTTCAACAATGCCGGGGCCGGCGGACGCAGCGCGATGGGGCCGGCGGGTCAGGCGCTAGAGGGCGAGCTGAACCTGGTCGAGGTCTTCGGCCATGTGCCAAAGAAAATCTATATCGCGGCGGTCGCGATGGATGATAACGACGGCGGCGGCACGTTGAGCCAGTGCCCGCCCCGCTTCGACAACAATCCCAACGATCTCGAAATCACGGATTTCCTGCCGGTGAGCATCGAGAGCATTCGCGATGAAAACCTGGACGGCGTGTTCGACGGCGGCAGGCCCTACATGGTCTCGGTGGTCAACGGGAACACGAATAACGCGAATTACAACATTCGGCGGTTCTTCCTCGATGAGCTCGCGGGCGACGTCGAGTACATCACCTTCCACCTTTGGATCAACGGTCCGTCGGGCACGAATGTGATCTCGGAGGTCGAGCTGTTCTCGAATTTGAACCGGCGCGATTTCGCGGTGCTTCCGGGCGACGAGGATTGGGAGACGATAACGCCGGCCAGCGCGACAACGTACTATCGCGCCTATCCGATGAGCGGAAGCGGAAACGGCCCCTATAGCGTGACGTTGCCGGTCAACAAGTGCGGGGCCTATCGCGTTACCGCGCGCTACAAGATCAATGGCAAGCGCTACTACTACACCGACAACGCGCTGCGTCGGGACCTCGCCGTTGTCGTGACGCCCAAGAAAGCGCTGAACCTCACGATGTATGAGCTAAACCCGATGACCGCGGAAGCCACGAGCGATCAATTCGCCGGGCGCAGCACCTTCCGCGATATCTACCAGCAGGATGTCGGCGACGGGCTCGACCGCCTGAGCACGAACTTCTTCAAGAGTTTGGGCGTCAACATGCTGTGGTTGCAGCCGATTCACCCGATCGGCTTCGACAACCGCGAGATCGACCCGAGCACGGGCCTCGACTATGACCCGGGCAGCCCCTACGCTGTGCGCAACTACTGGAAGGTCAACCCCGTTCTCGGCGATCCCTACGTGCCCGACGGCAGCCAGGCCATGCTCGAGTTCCAGGAATTCGTGCAGGCGATGGACCAGAACGGGATTGGGGTGATGCTCGACGGGACCTTCAACCACTCGGCCTGGGACTGCGAAATCGGCGAAGTGGCCGTCGAAATGTTCCCTAGTTGGGCGACGAATGCAACCGACCTGATTCGCGTCGCGCGGCCCCAGTGGTATTCGAAGGCAGGCGATTACGGCACGCACGCGACCTACTTCCAGTCTGCGAACAACACCGACATCGCCGTCGCGCCGGACCGCACGGATTTCGGCAAGTGGACCGATGTAGCCGACTTCTTCTTCGGCGCCTACGACGCGCTCGTGCAGAAGCAGACCGACGACTGGCGCGACCGGTACCTCTTCCAGGAGGATGATTTCTACGGATTCACGACGAATGCCACTCGCGAATTGTGGCTCTACTTCGCGCACTACCCCATCTACTGGCTAGAAAAATCCGGGCATCCGATCGGCACGCCAAAGAACCAGTCCTACAAGGGCATCGACGGCCTTCGCTGCGACTTCGCACAGGGCCTGCCGAGCGTCTTCTGGGAGTACACCATCAACAAAACACGAAGCGTGAAGTGGGATTTCCTCTTCATGGCGGAGTCCCTCGACGGTTTCCGCGAAGTCAACGGCAACAAACGGAACGGCCTGAGTTTCCGCTCGGCGCGCCACTTCGACATCATGAACGAAAACATGGTGTTCTACTGGCGCGACCAATACTTCGACTACAAACCGTGGGGCGGAACGCCCTACAGCGGCCAGCAGCCGTTCACCTTCCCAACCTGGCAGGCGTTCGACAACCGCCGCAACGCGTATGACGTTGTGCCGATCCTGCTCAATCTGACCGGACACGATGAGCTGCTGCCCCACGATGACCAGTGGCGGCTCATCTACGCCTATGCGATCCTGACTGCTTGGGACGGCGTGCCGATGCTATTCGCCGGCCAGGAAATGGGCTTGCAGAACGCCGCGCACATCTACACCAACCGCGGCATCAATCCGCTGAACAATTACGCCCGATATGAGGTGAACTTCGGCAAGGGCATTCCGCACTTCAAGCGCTATAACCACCTGACAAATGTGTGGAACAACGCCGGCTGGAAAACCAACATGTTCGAGACCTATAAGCGGCTGAACAGCGCCCGTCTGAAATCGCCTGCTCTGCGCAGCCAGAACAACTACATGCTGTCCGGAACCAATGGATGGAATCCGAATATCTTCGCCGTCGTGAAATACGAAAAGGCGGGCGTGCCGGCGGCCTCTCAAGACGTGGTGATCGTGGCGGTCAATAACAACTATCAAGGGTCGACAAATCGGTTCGACACCTACAACGTCAATGTGAATGTTTCACCGGGCGTGAACTGGTTCGGGATCCAGCCCCACAGGGTGTACAACGTCATTGACCTTGCGTCGCCCTCGACGAATTACCTGTGGCCCTCACCTGGATTCGCGGGATCCAATATTCTGAACAATGGTTTCACGGTGATTCTCAACGGGAATCCGTTCCTGGGCCAGCAGGTGCAGTATCTCAAGCTGATCGACACCGGCGCCACCTATGCTGATACGGATGGCGACGGAATCGCAGATCACAGCGATCCGGACGTGGACGGCGACGGACTGCCCAACTGGTGGGAGGCGCTCTACGGGAATCTCAATCCGAACGACGACTCGGACAATGACGGCCACACCAACTACGAGGAATATCTCGCGGGCACTGTCCCGCTGAACCCGAACTCCGTTTTGGAAATCTCTGAAATCCAGCGCGGCGGGTCCCTCGACCACATCACATGGGATGCGGTGGCCGGCAACAATTACCGAGTGCACCGGGCCCCATCGATCACCGGTCATTGGCAGCAAATCTATTTCGGCACGGCTCTGACTTCGAATCCGACGGTGAGCGCCGTTTCGCCGCCAGGGACCAACGTCTTCTACCGAATCGAACTCAAGCCCTAG
- a CDS encoding glycosyltransferase family 2 protein — MQSTASAPPAVSVVIPVYNEEENIHLLCEKLHASLSTLDRTYEIILVDDGSTDRTWQLLIENLQKYPNFRAIRFRRNFGQTAAMSAGFHAARGEVIVTLDADLQNDPTDIPKLLERIDAGYDVVSGWRKDRKDAFLNRRLPSMIANALISRITGVALHDYGCTLKAYRSEVIKNVHLYGEMHRFIPALASWVGGRIDEVVVSHHPRRFGKSKYGLSRTFRVVLDLLTVKFLLQYSTRPIHVFGRFGLLCGGIAAVMIAAVAIDRIFVLADPHLLKRPFWIVTPLMMLAFGMQFISMGLLAEMQIRTYHEAQNKPIYVIRETVESRPAA; from the coding sequence ATGCAGTCGACAGCGTCAGCGCCTCCGGCGGTCTCCGTAGTCATTCCCGTATACAACGAGGAGGAGAACATTCACCTGCTCTGCGAAAAGTTGCACGCTTCGCTGTCGACGCTCGATCGGACCTACGAGATCATCCTGGTGGACGATGGCAGCACGGATCGCACCTGGCAGCTGCTGATAGAAAATCTGCAGAAATATCCGAACTTCCGCGCCATCCGATTCCGCAGGAATTTTGGGCAGACTGCGGCGATGAGCGCGGGCTTCCACGCCGCGCGTGGCGAGGTCATCGTGACCCTGGATGCGGATCTGCAGAACGACCCCACCGACATCCCCAAGCTGCTCGAACGGATTGACGCTGGGTACGACGTGGTCAGCGGGTGGCGAAAAGACCGCAAGGATGCATTCCTCAATCGCCGGCTGCCCTCGATGATTGCCAACGCGTTGATCAGCCGGATCACCGGTGTCGCGCTTCACGATTATGGCTGCACGCTAAAGGCCTATCGAAGCGAGGTGATCAAAAATGTCCATCTGTATGGGGAAATGCATCGCTTCATCCCTGCCCTCGCCAGTTGGGTCGGCGGCCGCATTGACGAAGTCGTTGTGAGTCACCACCCGCGCCGTTTCGGAAAATCAAAGTACGGCCTCTCGCGCACGTTTCGGGTGGTCCTCGACCTACTGACGGTTAAGTTCCTGCTGCAATACAGCACACGCCCGATTCACGTCTTCGGGCGCTTTGGCCTGCTGTGCGGCGGGATTGCCGCCGTCATGATCGCCGCCGTCGCGATTGATCGGATCTTTGTGCTTGCCGATCCCCACCTGTTGAAACGGCCGTTCTGGATCGTCACTCCGCTCATGATGCTCGCGTTTGGCATGCAGTTCATCAGCATGGGACTCCTGGCCGAGATGCAGATTCGCACCTACCACGAGGCGCAAAACAAGCCGATCTACGTCATTCGCGAAACGGTCGAATCGCGGCCAGCCGCGTGA
- a CDS encoding CPBP family intramembrane metalloprotease: protein MPPLDQSSAAGLTPLEYELLQRAGVIGAVYGVLVLIGIFAQIALWLYWRQRPPPIRAAVADLISRPWRIEDAGCMLAVLGLGFASSALISDAWLEWTAPLAIQSDSRLVVLQSLAFHILGLLALAAIMSHRRLSWKTAFGISAPDVLPAVGQGVVALLSALPILLALTFIFQLALNLLGYRPSLQDVAVLMAEEQNPWMRLYFVALAVGLAPLFEELLFRGILLPVLARRYGAWAATLISAFLFAAIHGHLPSFATLFALSVALSAAYALSGSIVTAVTMHALFNTLTTALLLALP, encoded by the coding sequence ATGCCGCCCCTCGATCAGTCTAGCGCCGCCGGCCTTACACCACTTGAGTACGAGCTGTTGCAGCGCGCGGGCGTGATCGGCGCGGTCTATGGCGTACTCGTGCTGATCGGGATCTTCGCCCAAATCGCGCTTTGGCTGTACTGGCGGCAGAGGCCCCCGCCGATACGCGCCGCAGTCGCCGACCTGATCTCGCGGCCTTGGAGGATCGAGGATGCCGGATGCATGCTGGCCGTGTTGGGCTTGGGTTTCGCCTCGTCCGCCCTGATAAGCGACGCGTGGCTGGAATGGACGGCGCCACTCGCGATTCAAAGCGATTCGCGTCTGGTTGTGTTGCAGAGTTTGGCGTTCCATATTCTGGGGCTCCTGGCCCTTGCCGCAATAATGTCCCATCGCCGACTGTCGTGGAAAACGGCGTTTGGGATCTCGGCACCGGATGTCCTGCCGGCGGTTGGCCAAGGGGTGGTCGCCCTTCTATCTGCCCTGCCAATCCTGCTTGCCCTGACCTTTATTTTTCAGCTCGCGCTGAACCTGCTCGGCTATCGGCCCTCACTTCAGGATGTCGCAGTCCTCATGGCGGAAGAGCAAAATCCCTGGATGCGGCTTTACTTCGTCGCGCTGGCGGTGGGCCTGGCGCCTCTCTTCGAAGAGTTGCTGTTTCGCGGCATCCTTTTGCCGGTTCTGGCGCGTCGGTATGGCGCGTGGGCGGCTACGCTGATTTCGGCCTTCCTCTTTGCCGCCATTCATGGCCATCTACCTTCCTTTGCCACCTTGTTTGCACTGTCAGTCGCCCTCTCTGCGGCCTACGCCTTAAGCGGATCGATCGTAACAGCAGTGACGATGCATGCCCTCTTCAACACCCTGACGACTGCCTTGTTGTTAGCGCTCCCCTGA
- a CDS encoding DUF3431 domain-containing protein codes for MTLELVVARHREDLSWLRRVPRDIRIFVYDKSGAAAPGAIALPNIGREAHTYLFHIATRYDALADVTVFVQGRPFDHAPDLHKRLRALSSGQESVADFRWLGFLVDEDDETGSRLFQTWSKNTERRPLNMAEFWRLVFGSEPMPDRFVFFGGAQFAVTREIAHRRPRKFYEAALQIAGSFPDAAHCFERVWDRMFGVDGIPESIRGRPLPYYLKPIRRLGGAPAH; via the coding sequence ATGACCCTCGAGCTCGTCGTTGCCCGACACCGCGAGGATCTGTCGTGGCTCCGCCGTGTGCCCCGTGACATTCGCATTTTCGTATACGACAAATCGGGTGCAGCAGCTCCTGGCGCAATCGCGCTGCCCAACATCGGACGCGAAGCGCACACGTACCTCTTTCACATCGCAACTCGGTATGATGCCCTAGCGGATGTCACGGTGTTCGTGCAGGGAAGGCCCTTCGACCATGCCCCGGACCTTCACAAACGTCTACGCGCCCTCTCTTCGGGCCAGGAAAGCGTGGCGGATTTCCGATGGCTCGGTTTTCTGGTGGACGAGGATGACGAGACCGGCTCACGATTGTTTCAGACGTGGAGCAAAAATACGGAACGGCGCCCGCTGAATATGGCCGAATTTTGGCGGCTCGTCTTCGGCTCCGAACCCATGCCTGACCGATTCGTATTTTTTGGCGGGGCCCAATTTGCAGTGACGCGCGAGATCGCCCACCGTCGCCCGCGCAAGTTTTACGAAGCGGCGCTGCAGATCGCCGGATCTTTTCCGGACGCGGCGCATTGCTTCGAACGCGTGTGGGACCGCATGTTCGGCGTGGATGGAATCCCGGAGTCCATCCGGGGACGGCCCCTGCCCTATTATCTGAAACCGATCCGCCGTCTGGGGGGCGCACCCGCTCATTGA
- a CDS encoding Hsp33 family molecular chaperone HslO, giving the protein MPDLLVKGQILGCSTAVAYAVTTETVAEAVLRHDCDPVAAHALGRAMTASILTAAALGDRERLNVRWAYEGALRNIVVDTGPDGATRAFIAPNHLADVADEGELYGAEGSLHVMRSREGLILSQSTIRTELLEVVEDLNHFLCVSDQVESAMVATIALAPDPKSPIRISRGLLLQALPDCDLIRFQALRDRIRSPRALGWMGRPDESDNLVENLLHSITDEVCDRALIRLEPAATPVFRCNCDAEKMGAVLRALPYEDRMDILRKREPLTVTCRFCGRRYTLSIEDCIRAWNYAGPPPP; this is encoded by the coding sequence ATGCCAGACCTGTTGGTGAAGGGGCAAATTTTGGGCTGCAGCACGGCCGTCGCCTACGCGGTCACCACGGAGACCGTTGCGGAGGCCGTGCTTCGCCATGATTGCGACCCGGTTGCCGCGCACGCCCTCGGCCGCGCGATGACCGCCTCGATCCTCACAGCCGCCGCTCTCGGCGACCGGGAGCGTCTAAATGTGCGCTGGGCCTACGAGGGGGCACTCCGCAACATCGTTGTCGACACGGGCCCCGACGGCGCAACGCGCGCGTTCATTGCGCCCAACCATTTGGCCGACGTCGCCGATGAAGGCGAACTCTACGGCGCTGAAGGCAGCCTTCACGTGATGCGGTCCCGCGAAGGACTCATCTTATCCCAAAGCACGATCCGGACGGAGTTGCTCGAAGTCGTCGAGGATCTGAATCACTTCCTATGCGTCAGCGACCAGGTGGAATCCGCGATGGTCGCAACCATCGCGCTGGCCCCCGATCCAAAGTCCCCGATCCGAATCAGCCGCGGCCTGCTGCTTCAGGCGCTCCCCGACTGCGACTTGATCCGCTTTCAGGCCCTGCGCGACCGCATCCGCTCCCCCCGCGCGCTGGGATGGATGGGCCGCCCCGATGAATCCGACAATCTGGTTGAAAACCTCCTGCACTCCATTACAGATGAGGTGTGCGACCGCGCCCTGATCCGGCTCGAGCCCGCGGCTACCCCGGTTTTCCGTTGCAATTGTGATGCAGAAAAAATGGGCGCCGTGCTTCGCGCACTGCCGTATGAAGACCGGATGGACATCCTTCGGAAAAGAGAGCCTCTCACGGTCACCTGTCGATTTTGCGGCCGGCGGTACACGCTTTCCATCGAGGACTGCATCCGCGCGTGGAATTATGCCGGTCCACCGCCGCCATGA